Proteins from a single region of Sphaerochaeta globosa str. Buddy:
- a CDS encoding pentapeptide repeat-containing protein, which translates to MFNFMTCAHPGCRTYICEDGPFCFRHAPDKQVLQKRCIETFLNEEPMVDFSLTGSEFEDLVLPKKEITASNLAWCTFRNIDFSHSTLINTFFDYCLFERCKFNSILSRYSVFSGSKMIDCDFSGSIIIHTNFCGVDTYRCNFNDSDLYFSTFNSSYLRDTTFEDCNLKKADFVHTDQRRVSFRYSNYEEARH; encoded by the coding sequence ATGTTCAACTTTATGACTTGCGCCCACCCAGGTTGCCGCACATACATCTGTGAGGATGGACCGTTCTGCTTCCGTCACGCACCCGACAAGCAAGTGCTCCAGAAGCGCTGCATCGAAACATTCCTCAATGAAGAGCCGATGGTCGACTTCTCCCTCACCGGCAGTGAATTTGAGGACCTTGTACTTCCCAAGAAAGAAATCACTGCTTCCAATCTGGCTTGGTGTACATTTCGCAATATCGATTTTTCCCACTCCACCCTGATCAACACCTTTTTTGATTACTGCCTGTTTGAGCGATGCAAATTCAATAGTATTCTCAGTAGGTATTCGGTTTTTTCAGGAAGCAAAATGATCGACTGTGATTTTTCCGGTTCCATCATCATCCACACCAATTTCTGCGGAGTGGATACCTATCGATGCAATTTCAACGATTCGGATCTCTATTTCAGCACATTCAACTCCAGCTATCTCAGGGATACGACATTTGAGGATTGCAATTTGAAAAAAGCGGATTTTGTCCACACCGATCAAAGAAGAGTATCCTTCCGCTATTCCAACTACGAGGAGGCCCGACATTGA
- the rsgA gene encoding ribosome small subunit-dependent GTPase A, translating to MENHTGLICRGINNIYTVEEGKATYLCRIKGKQLYQVTDEYNPLAVGDRVTFVPTNEHEGLILDRLERRNCFQRWNAKGGNNQTVVANMDLIVCVTSADTPPFRPRFIDRVIACSQGVDVMIVMNKCDFLLTEDEYERFKLYKTLGYSILGVSAKTGENVQKLYKALEGKTVAFVGQSGVGKSTLINRLLGSDQRTSEVCEKYNRGRHTTNHSLLISGPLFNVVDTPGVREIQIPHREKATLQEAFIEFAPFAKNCEYEQCLHQDEPGCKVKEAVEADTIHYDRYESYLRMLASLDDKAPVWVGKNERSNSWRTRMDKDESQEY from the coding sequence ATGGAGAACCATACCGGTCTGATTTGCAGAGGGATTAACAATATTTATACGGTGGAGGAAGGAAAAGCGACTTACCTGTGCCGTATCAAGGGCAAGCAACTTTACCAAGTCACCGATGAGTATAATCCTCTTGCAGTCGGGGATCGTGTAACGTTTGTTCCTACCAATGAGCATGAAGGCCTCATTCTCGATCGGCTTGAGAGGCGTAACTGTTTTCAACGTTGGAATGCCAAAGGCGGGAACAACCAGACCGTCGTTGCAAATATGGATCTGATAGTATGTGTCACCAGTGCCGACACCCCACCGTTTAGGCCTCGCTTCATAGACCGTGTCATCGCCTGCAGCCAGGGAGTCGATGTCATGATTGTTATGAATAAGTGCGACTTTTTGCTTACCGAAGATGAATATGAGCGGTTCAAGCTCTATAAGACACTTGGGTACAGTATTCTTGGGGTGAGTGCAAAGACCGGTGAGAACGTACAAAAATTGTACAAGGCATTGGAAGGCAAGACCGTAGCGTTCGTAGGTCAGAGCGGAGTAGGAAAATCAACGTTGATCAACCGTTTGCTTGGCAGCGACCAACGTACCAGCGAGGTTTGCGAGAAGTATAACCGAGGCAGGCACACTACCAACCATTCACTTTTGATCAGCGGTCCTTTGTTCAATGTTGTCGATACCCCGGGTGTTCGGGAAATCCAGATACCCCATCGCGAGAAGGCAACTCTGCAAGAGGCTTTCATTGAATTTGCACCGTTTGCAAAAAATTGCGAATATGAACAGTGCCTGCATCAGGATGAACCCGGATGCAAGGTGAAAGAGGCGGTTGAAGCGGATACAATCCACTATGACCGTTATGAGAGTTACTTACGGATGCTTGCCTCACTTGACGACAAGGCCCCTGTATGGGTTGGCAAGAATGAACGTTCAAATTCCTGGCGTACGAGAATGGACAAGGATGAATCACAAGAGTATTGA
- a CDS encoding MBL fold metallo-hydrolase, whose amino-acid sequence MNIYQHFSVVGFCNTYLVASKTHSEALLIDPGHVDLELINLIESNNYHLKHVLLTHRHMSHIEGLGTLQKIYGVTVHGSSFSSYDFEYESVEDKQVLNLCNLQIEVIHVPGHSLDSMVYKIDHALFTGDTLLCGRIGSTPGYREQALLINSINQRLMNFDENTLIFPGHGTATKIRIERMFNHDLLQLGTIQTEREHWRDEE is encoded by the coding sequence TTGAACATTTATCAACACTTCTCGGTAGTGGGATTCTGCAATACCTACTTGGTTGCTTCAAAAACCCACAGCGAAGCTCTGCTTATTGATCCGGGACATGTAGATTTGGAACTGATCAATCTCATCGAATCGAACAACTACCACCTCAAGCACGTGTTGCTCACCCATCGCCATATGTCCCACATTGAGGGACTGGGAACACTGCAGAAAATTTATGGAGTAACGGTGCATGGCTCTTCATTCAGTTCCTACGATTTTGAATACGAGTCCGTCGAGGATAAACAAGTGCTGAACTTGTGCAATTTACAGATTGAAGTCATTCATGTCCCCGGGCACTCGTTGGACAGCATGGTGTATAAAATCGACCATGCCCTCTTTACCGGCGATACGCTGTTGTGTGGAAGAATCGGCTCAACTCCGGGTTACCGAGAACAAGCACTTTTAATCAACTCAATCAATCAAAGACTCATGAACTTTGATGAGAACACCCTCATTTTTCCCGGTCATGGCACGGCGACTAAAATCCGCATTGAGCGGATGTTCAATCACGACCTGTTGCAATTGGGAACGATCCAGACCGAACGCGAGCATTGGCGGGACGAGGAGTAG
- a CDS encoding YggS family pyridoxal phosphate-dependent enzyme gives MTDLQRNREELLAEIGQAATLAGRKPEDIKLMAVSKTHPFSAIQELYGCGQLVFGENRVQEVEQKFPSLRPSLMQVHLIGHLQTNKAKKALELFDGIDSVDSLKLAQKLEALAEKPVSILLELRTAPEETKSGFENETELFRALDVLSTFSNVRVKGLMTIGPLHGNEKEIREAFSLLRETAERAKVRFSHLDFSTLSMGMSSDFRLAIAEGSTQIRVGSRLFGKREA, from the coding sequence GTGACTGATCTACAAAGGAATCGTGAAGAATTGCTTGCTGAAATAGGGCAGGCTGCAACCTTGGCGGGACGAAAACCTGAAGATATCAAACTGATGGCAGTCAGCAAAACCCATCCGTTTAGTGCAATACAAGAACTGTATGGCTGTGGTCAGCTGGTATTCGGAGAGAATCGTGTGCAAGAAGTTGAGCAGAAATTTCCTTCTTTGCGTCCTTCTCTCATGCAAGTACACCTGATCGGGCACTTACAAACAAACAAAGCCAAAAAGGCTCTTGAGTTGTTCGATGGGATAGACAGTGTAGACTCGCTCAAACTAGCGCAAAAACTTGAAGCACTTGCCGAGAAACCTGTTTCCATCCTGTTGGAATTACGGACGGCTCCGGAAGAGACGAAAAGTGGTTTTGAGAATGAAACAGAATTGTTTCGAGCTTTGGATGTACTCTCAACCTTTTCCAACGTACGAGTGAAGGGTCTGATGACCATCGGTCCTTTGCATGGGAATGAAAAAGAGATTAGGGAGGCCTTTTCTCTGCTCAGGGAAACGGCCGAGCGTGCAAAAGTACGATTCAGCCATCTGGATTTCTCAACCTTGAGCATGGGAATGAGTTCTGATTTCCGCCTGGCTATTGCCGAGGGGTCCACCCAGATACGAGTGGGAAGCCGTCTTTTCGGGAAAAGGGAGGCCTGA
- a CDS encoding endonuclease MutS2, which translates to MNHKSIDELGFNQVIKQIQAHAHAEEGLSCLTQLPFLTDKALLLKRQQEIASFVKLLGTAMASSLPSFPSIKDSLELVNDPIKALEGPELVAIARYIASAQILQTFSNQTLEDGTSFSCLRSLIGESIDENLNHASNQILEVLDDSGQVKESHPALKQLRREVEMRKNERARYCSQFIHTNKEVVQADQEALRDGRLVIPVRSDRRTNVQGFITSSSATGNTVFMEPYPLVEMNNSVVMAQNQILIEIAKILRQLNEEVRSCRRQLDDLAKRVGQTDARLSIALWSLEKGCSRTDLDSERCTLLKARHPLLGRKVIPITMQLDSKIKAVVISGPNAGGKTVTIKTIGLFALLNQYCGYIPAQEGSSLPIFDDIFTDIGDEQSIEQELSTFSGHMKQIAHILAHMTERSLVILDELGSGTDPVEGSAIARAALEYCLQKAALTLVTSHHGVLKQFAYAKEEVINASMEFNENSHLPTFRIIQGLPGESHALDTARLMKLPEQVLAMAEQYLGSEAVQIGSIIKDLEAKRRELEREETAMHKRYLSLQSEVKDLQLKELRVKQREAQLKQEQTTELARFMQKKRKELENLVAELRNGEITKEKTKQVKTYIESLSEKVDDQQEQLQQYEDEIEYLKPEDPMQLEVGMDVLCGSAKREGKILEKKGRNSFVVAIGTMRMTLSASQLFLPKRQDQKVSVLFQSSAPEPKLVLDVRGLILEEALRLLDQQIESALVHGMSTFSIIHGYGDGILSKGIGGYLKEHRSVQDYRFALPEDGGMGKTYVML; encoded by the coding sequence ATGAATCACAAGAGTATTGATGAACTGGGTTTCAATCAGGTAATAAAGCAGATACAGGCTCATGCCCACGCAGAAGAGGGCTTGAGTTGTCTCACCCAACTACCATTTTTAACGGATAAGGCTCTTCTTCTGAAACGTCAGCAAGAGATTGCAAGTTTCGTGAAGCTGCTCGGAACTGCAATGGCGAGCTCTCTTCCTTCTTTTCCTTCTATCAAGGATTCCCTGGAACTGGTCAACGATCCTATCAAAGCTCTTGAGGGACCTGAATTGGTTGCTATCGCCCGGTATATTGCCAGTGCACAAATTCTTCAGACCTTCAGCAACCAAACCTTGGAGGATGGCACCTCTTTTAGTTGCCTTCGGTCATTGATCGGTGAATCAATCGATGAAAACCTAAACCATGCAAGCAATCAGATTTTGGAAGTGCTTGACGATTCGGGGCAAGTCAAGGAGTCCCATCCAGCCCTCAAACAGCTGCGAAGGGAAGTTGAGATGCGCAAGAATGAACGGGCTCGTTACTGTAGTCAGTTCATTCATACCAATAAGGAAGTTGTCCAAGCCGATCAGGAAGCTCTCAGGGATGGCAGACTGGTGATTCCGGTGCGTAGTGATCGAAGGACCAATGTGCAGGGATTCATCACCAGCAGCTCGGCAACCGGTAATACAGTTTTCATGGAACCCTATCCTTTGGTTGAGATGAATAACTCGGTAGTCATGGCCCAGAATCAGATTCTGATAGAAATAGCGAAAATTCTTAGACAGCTCAACGAAGAAGTACGATCGTGTCGCAGACAGCTGGATGATCTCGCTAAGCGCGTCGGGCAAACCGATGCACGACTTTCCATCGCATTATGGTCTTTGGAAAAGGGGTGCAGCAGAACCGATTTGGATAGCGAGCGCTGTACGCTTCTGAAGGCCAGACACCCTTTGCTTGGCCGGAAAGTCATCCCTATCACCATGCAGCTCGATTCGAAAATTAAGGCAGTGGTTATCAGCGGCCCGAATGCCGGTGGAAAAACCGTCACCATCAAAACGATTGGGCTGTTCGCGTTGCTCAATCAATATTGTGGGTATATTCCCGCCCAGGAAGGCAGCTCCCTTCCCATTTTCGATGATATATTTACTGATATCGGTGACGAGCAGTCAATTGAACAGGAACTTTCGACCTTCAGTGGTCATATGAAGCAAATCGCACACATTCTTGCGCATATGACTGAGCGTTCCTTAGTAATTCTCGATGAGCTGGGAAGTGGAACCGATCCGGTGGAAGGTTCAGCTATTGCCCGTGCCGCCTTGGAGTACTGCCTGCAAAAAGCAGCATTGACGTTGGTTACCAGCCATCACGGAGTGCTGAAGCAATTTGCGTATGCCAAAGAGGAGGTAATCAATGCCTCCATGGAGTTCAATGAGAACTCGCACCTTCCTACGTTCCGCATTATTCAGGGGCTTCCCGGTGAAAGCCATGCTCTGGACACGGCAAGGCTTATGAAGCTTCCCGAGCAAGTCTTGGCAATGGCCGAACAGTACCTTGGCAGTGAAGCAGTTCAAATCGGTTCGATCATCAAGGATCTGGAAGCAAAAAGACGGGAACTTGAGCGTGAAGAGACGGCCATGCATAAGCGATATCTCAGTCTGCAATCAGAGGTGAAAGACTTGCAATTGAAAGAACTCAGAGTCAAGCAGCGAGAAGCACAGTTGAAACAGGAACAAACTACCGAACTTGCCCGGTTTATGCAAAAGAAACGCAAAGAGTTGGAGAATCTTGTTGCAGAGCTCCGTAATGGGGAGATAACCAAGGAGAAGACCAAGCAGGTCAAGACCTATATCGAAAGTCTTTCTGAAAAGGTGGACGACCAGCAAGAGCAATTGCAGCAGTATGAAGATGAAATTGAATACCTGAAACCAGAGGACCCCATGCAATTGGAAGTCGGTATGGATGTTTTATGTGGAAGTGCAAAGCGCGAAGGCAAAATCCTTGAAAAGAAAGGGAGAAACAGCTTTGTTGTGGCTATCGGCACCATGAGGATGACACTTTCAGCTTCGCAACTCTTTTTACCCAAACGGCAAGATCAAAAAGTATCGGTGCTCTTTCAAAGCAGTGCCCCTGAACCTAAATTGGTGCTGGATGTCAGAGGGCTCATTCTTGAAGAAGCCTTGCGCTTGCTTGATCAACAAATTGAAAGTGCATTGGTGCATGGAATGAGTACCTTTTCCATTATTCATGGCTATGGGGATGGAATTTTAAGCAAAGGAATTGGAGGGTATCTGAAAGAACATCGTTCAGTTCAGGACTATCGTTTTGCTCTTCCTGAAGATGGGGGAATGGGAAAAACGTACGTAATGCTCTAA
- a CDS encoding RluA family pseudouridine synthase, producing the protein MPTKERILEMVVENDSEAMRLDIYIATKQQSVSRSQLSEEKTHLFLNGKEVKKSKLVKAGDCIKVIYYEDFFEGIIAQDIPLDVLYEDQDLLIINKKQGMVVHPAAGNYEDTLVNALLFRYGQDFSPSLEDDEETEVESPDMALRPGIVHRLDKDTSGVLVIARNRQSHRNLSQQFKDRTTHKVYIALAKGNFKGTEGSIRANLKRDSNDRKKFTTCSDTEGRDARTDYTVLRQYRDFALVRITLFTGRTHQIRVHFKSIGHPLVGDPVYGKPEGLTLMLHALVLVVFSPSSGKQIRCVAPMPERFRKVLCSTPRPANARVRSGSFPIATGRD; encoded by the coding sequence ATGCCGACAAAAGAACGAATACTTGAAATGGTGGTAGAGAATGATAGTGAGGCGATGCGCCTGGATATCTACATCGCTACCAAGCAACAGAGTGTCTCACGCTCACAGCTGTCTGAAGAGAAGACACACTTGTTTCTCAATGGAAAAGAAGTGAAGAAAAGTAAGCTCGTCAAAGCTGGTGATTGCATTAAAGTCATTTACTATGAGGACTTTTTTGAAGGCATTATCGCCCAGGACATTCCATTGGATGTTCTGTATGAGGATCAGGACTTGCTGATCATCAACAAAAAACAAGGCATGGTGGTTCATCCGGCTGCAGGAAACTATGAGGATACGTTGGTCAATGCTCTGCTGTTCCGCTATGGCCAGGACTTTTCCCCTTCTCTCGAGGACGATGAGGAAACTGAGGTTGAGAGCCCTGATATGGCGTTGCGGCCCGGTATCGTGCATCGTCTGGATAAGGATACGAGTGGGGTTTTGGTCATTGCCCGCAATCGGCAAAGCCACCGCAATCTTAGCCAACAATTTAAGGATAGGACTACACACAAAGTATATATCGCTCTTGCAAAAGGAAATTTCAAGGGAACAGAGGGGAGTATCCGGGCGAATCTTAAGCGTGACAGCAACGATCGGAAAAAGTTTACCACCTGCTCCGATACCGAGGGCAGGGACGCCCGTACCGATTATACGGTGCTCAGGCAATACCGAGACTTTGCCTTGGTTCGTATTACCTTGTTTACCGGGCGCACGCATCAGATTAGAGTCCACTTCAAGTCAATCGGCCATCCCTTGGTCGGTGACCCGGTGTATGGAAAACCCGAAGGGCTTACTCTGATGCTGCATGCACTCGTCCTTGTGGTTTTCAGTCCTTCCAGCGGTAAGCAAATCCGTTGCGTAGCCCCGATGCCTGAGCGTTTCAGAAAGGTTCTTTGCTCTACTCCTCGTCCCGCCAATGCTCGCGTTCGGTCTGGATCGTTCCCAATTGCAACAGGTCGTGATTGA
- a CDS encoding putative ABC transporter permease — protein sequence MQLDLLISYFFCYAIVGYLVEVAYCSLIEKRFVNRGFLHGPYLPIYGFGAISILLLFQNWAAHPLLVFLLTFVLASILEYLTSFLLERLFNAKLWDYSTYPYNLHGRVCLLNSTLFGLLGLLVIYVLHPLLTTALQRLDIQLLDSFSSAIILVISIDTTSSVVRMAAFQTQLGEFKKKAREIEERLLLLSNFAGNKNLELLKNRLDEELDELKAKLNASSKRILDAFPSITSANEEKRLQFETLRLNAKEWRVKQKVLRNELKQKAQSFARRHTKRD from the coding sequence ATGCAATTGGATTTACTCATCAGTTATTTCTTTTGCTACGCTATCGTTGGATACCTAGTAGAAGTAGCATACTGTTCTCTCATTGAAAAACGGTTTGTAAACCGTGGGTTTTTACACGGTCCCTATCTACCCATCTATGGTTTTGGAGCGATAAGCATCCTGTTGCTGTTTCAAAACTGGGCTGCACACCCGCTTCTTGTCTTTTTGCTCACGTTTGTGCTTGCCAGCATACTGGAATACCTTACCAGTTTCTTGCTGGAGCGACTTTTCAATGCAAAACTGTGGGACTACAGCACCTATCCGTACAATCTGCATGGCAGAGTCTGCCTGCTTAATTCAACGCTCTTTGGGTTGTTGGGCTTGTTGGTCATCTATGTGCTGCATCCTCTACTCACCACAGCTCTGCAACGTTTGGACATTCAACTTCTTGATTCATTCTCTAGTGCCATCATTTTGGTTATCAGTATCGATACTACTAGTTCTGTTGTCAGGATGGCGGCATTCCAAACGCAGCTTGGTGAATTCAAGAAGAAAGCCCGGGAGATTGAAGAGCGGTTGCTTTTACTCTCCAATTTTGCCGGCAACAAGAATCTGGAGCTCTTGAAAAATCGGTTGGATGAGGAACTTGATGAGCTGAAAGCAAAGCTCAATGCTTCATCCAAAAGAATTTTGGATGCTTTCCCTTCAATTACCAGTGCGAATGAAGAAAAACGGTTGCAGTTTGAAACACTCAGACTGAATGCAAAAGAGTGGAGAGTAAAACAAAAAGTATTGCGCAACGAGCTGAAGCAGAAAGCGCAATCGTTTGCGAGGAGACATACAAAGCGTGACTGA
- a CDS encoding DUF6530 family protein, protein MNIPTTLKHKPVIVVPNYENVDGIQAQASDAKGLSIGLAQWNDRGSVEASAKVWRHTGEKWSRQSEELPLHRVLDLAILVCRTSQYFQDAYRFPKYYDPEHTQIDRIGMQGDAMTVQVCTDNEMIDTDIRLLADAIGLEGERLGERFTILASLLKTLGY, encoded by the coding sequence ATGAATATTCCTACAACGCTCAAGCATAAGCCGGTAATCGTGGTGCCGAATTACGAGAATGTGGATGGCATCCAAGCCCAGGCAAGCGACGCAAAGGGCCTGTCGATAGGATTGGCCCAGTGGAACGATCGCGGTAGTGTGGAAGCCTCAGCAAAAGTATGGCGGCATACAGGTGAAAAGTGGTCTCGCCAGAGCGAGGAATTGCCCTTGCATAGGGTTTTGGATTTGGCAATTTTGGTTTGCAGGACCAGTCAGTATTTCCAGGATGCCTATCGCTTTCCCAAGTATTATGATCCAGAACACACCCAGATCGACCGCATCGGCATGCAAGGGGATGCAATGACGGTGCAAGTATGCACCGATAATGAAATGATTGATACCGATATTCGTCTTCTAGCTGATGCAATCGGTTTGGAAGGGGAACGGTTGGGCGAACGCTTTACAATCCTTGCCTCCCTTCTGAAGACGCTAGGATATTAA